A window of the Sabethes cyaneus chromosome 1, idSabCyanKW18_F2, whole genome shotgun sequence genome harbors these coding sequences:
- the LOC128740528 gene encoding WD repeat-containing protein 36, with product MRGSVIFQPSRSLGYVSNHIPAYVRYIEKRNENIITTCVGKSFHVYAANSFRLVRVSGLHPEEISCIAADGFLTYIAAGNVIYGWRSSNQLRKTYRGHVKRVHLLLPFGKHLLSIDEANLLKIWFIGTEEVYLEIPFNEKYFNISALMHPAAYKNKVLLGSTQGGLQLWNIEKAKLVHAFKDVGSQISVLEQAPAIDVAAVGLKNGRIILLNLKYEQTVIELSQDWGPITGITFRTDGPNDDHYIMITSSTNGQATIWNLKEHSIVSTLQVHDDSVTTLKCFANEPLLLTTSADNSMKLWIFDLPDGGARLLRVREGHGAPPTCIRYHGSSGQFILSSGEDSSLRIFNTMSETLNKSLGKASYNRKASKKYRKKEDPFQMPPICFFTSETTRDKDWDSIAAAHYGLVQVTTWSFDKCRMGELKLVPEMFQSKNRSDFGVSVTAICLSYCGNFVTIGYSSGHLERFNVQSGIHRASYGKPPAHEGAVRGVAMDNLNQFVVSGGADGIIKWWHFKHNVNQVVHQLQLNEPISLFNTHREGAMISVALEDFSISIVDVDSRIVVRTFESHKSPITDMCFSPDNRWLLSASKDCTIKVWDIPSAYLIDHFRTPKICTSLTFSPCGDFLATAFVDCKEIYLWTNKTLFSHVPMHAINTKIDAPPLDLCLAMGNENKLIENVHDLREAMEMVSLNYKSPAQLSQELITMSNAPVSRWQNLLNLDVIKKRNRPNIKPQKPKTAPFFLPTVSGLDFTFDVNKDSQTTIEDSQRTLKDMQQLTSFGKLLRTCEDEKFQKPIDFLSNLGPSMVDYEICNLCPLDAVDGNVSTMTLFMNMIMYVLDSNERFELGQSWLSLFLKHHGRTIVKHTVLMTTLTQLEQIQIKGWNVLEKNFLYGIGVVSSLRNFNI from the exons ATGCGCGGAAGTGTGATCTTTCAACCAAGCCGAAGCCTGGGATATGTCAGTAATCATATCCCGGCGTATGTACGATACATTGAAAAGCGTAATGAGAACATCATAACAACCTGTGTCGGTAAATCTTTTCATGTCTATGCTGCAAATAGCTTCCGGTTAGTGCGAGTTAGTGGATTGCATCCAGAAGAAATTTCTTGTATTGCTGCAGATGGTTTTTTAACGTACATTGCCGCTGGCAATGTAATCTATGGTTGGCGCTCTAGTAACCAACTGCGAAAAACCTATAGAGGACATGTAAAACGAGTTCATTTATTACTTCCTTTCGGGAAACATTTGTTATCTATTGATGAAGCCAATTTGCTTAAAATTTGGTTCATAGGAACAGAAGAAGTTTACCTCGAAATTCCTTTTAACGAGAAGTACTTCAATATATCAGCGCTTATGCACCCGGCCGCATATAAAAACAAAGTGTTACTTGGAAGTACACAGGGAGGATTGCAACTATGGAACATCGAGAAAGCTAAGTTGGTACATGCATTTAAAGACGTCGGTAGTCAGATTTCTGTACTGGAACAGGCACCAGCCATTGACGTAGCAGCTGTTGGTTTGAAAAATGGCAGAATTATCCTGTTAAACTTAAAATATGAACAAACCGTAATTGAATTGAGTCAAGATTGGGGGCCCATAACTGGAATCACGTTTCGCACTGATGGTCCTAATGATGATCATTATATCATGATCACTTCAAGTACAAATGGACAGGCCACGATTTGGAATCTAAAAGAACATTCAATTGTTTCCACGCTCCAAGTTCACGACGATTCTGTGACAACTCTTAAATGTTTTGCAAATGAGCCATTGTTGCTAACCACTTCTGCAGATAATTCCATGAAGTTATGGATATTTGACTTACCAGATGGAGGAGCTAGACTACTAAGAGTTCGTGAGGGTCATGGAGCACCACCAACATGTATAAGATATCATGGATCCTCAGGGCAGTTTATTTTATCGTCTGGTGAAGATTCCTCTTTACGTATATTCAACACCATGTCTGAAACGTTGAATAAGAGTTTAGGAAAAGCTAGTTACAATCGAAAGGCTTCAAAAAAGTACCGTAAAAAAGAAGATCCTTTTCAAATGCCACCGATCTGTTTTTTCACTTCCGAAACTACACGCGATAAAGACTGGGATAGTATCGCAGCTGCACATTATGGATTAGTACAAGTGACAACTTGGTCTTTTGATAAATGTCGCATGGGTGAACTCAAACTTGTACCTGAGATGTTCCAAAGTAAAAATCGTAGCGATTTTGGAGTATCTGTGACAGCCATTTGCTTGAGTTATTGTGGTAACTTTGTCACTATCGGTTATTCGAGTGGTCACTTAGAGCGATTCAATGTTCAGAGCGGGATTCACCGAGCCAGCTATGGTAAACCACCAGCACATGAAGGAGCTGTGCGTGGTGTCGCTATGGATAATCTTAATCAATTCGTAGTATCTGGAGGAGCAGATGGAATAATAAAATGGTGGCACTTCAAGCATAATG TCAACCAAGTTGTACACCAACTTCAACTTAATGAGCCAATATCCCTATTCAACACGCACCGCGAAGGAGCAATGATTTCTGTAGCATTGGAGGATTTTTCGATATCAATTGTGGACGTTGATAGTCGCATTGTTGTGCGTACGTTTGAAAGTCATAAAAGTCCGATTACAGATATGTGTTTCTCGCCAGATAATCGTTGGCTTTTGTCGGCCAGCAAAGATTGTACCATTAAAGTCTGGGATATACCATCTGCCTATTTGATAGATCATTTTAGGACGCCAAAAATTTGTACTTCGCTGACATTTTCTCCATGTGGAGATTTTCTGGCAACGGCATTCGTTGACTGTAAAGAAATCTATTTATGGACGAATAAAACACTCTTTTCGCATGTTCCGATGCATGCTATAAACACGAAGATCGATGCTCCTCCGCTGGATTTATGTTTAGCTATGGGTAATGAAAACAAGCTTATAGAAAATGTACATGATTTGAGAGAAGCAATGGAAATGGTCAGTCTTAATTACAAAAGTCCTGCGCAATTATCACAAGAACTAATTACAATGTCTAATGCGCCGGTTTCTCGATGGCAGAATCTGCTTAATTTGGATGTTATTAAAAAGCGAAATCGGCCAAACATTAAACCACAAAAGCCGAAAACGGCGCCGTTCTTTCTCCCAACAGTATCGGGTCTTGATTTTACGTTCGATGTAAATAAAGATTCGCAGACAACTATCGAAGATAGTCAGCGTACATTAAAAGATATGCAACAATTGACAAGTTTTGGAAAACTTCTTAGAACTTGCGAAGATGAAAAATTCCAGAAGCCTATTGACTTTCTTAGCAATCTAGGTCCATCAATGGTAGATTACGAAATTTGTAACCTATGTCCTTTGGATGCTGTTGACGGAAATGTCTCAACAATGACTTTATTCATGAATATGATCATGTATGTTTTAGATAGTAATGAACGATTTGAGCTAGGGCAGAGTTGGTTAAGTTTGTTTCTTAAACACCACGGACGAACAATTGTAAAACACACTGTTTTAATGACAACACTAACACAACTTgaacaaatacaaataaaaggTTGGAATGTTCTggagaaaaattttttgtatgGGATAGGAGTTGTAAGCAGTTTACGTAATTTCAATATTTGA